In Equus caballus isolate H_3958 breed thoroughbred chromosome 25, TB-T2T, whole genome shotgun sequence, one DNA window encodes the following:
- the LOC102147401 gene encoding spermatogenesis-associated protein 31E1 gives MENPLFSLKSIIDIWLSSSSTSWAIAIILTVLCGLGFFFMLLAYLQSNPSLPPARKHGSIKKRQVEPRGRSSRTRKKSGALRACRDCLKELEEARGLVLLVQSHLDRLHDKGGFHQLSRQDAPGKVGKAASAGAHQPRGEQMEDAAPAMSLSASPAPLTKRPLPLACTLSAEPQEDQSDLPRIPLGTVAKSSPPGNSGLASPISGLVHTSCPILFLSQWWKVIQALLFPTSSQPECQQERLSHRPLEDSPWGALTDRQVEAGSPSFVNPDVQKMLNIQITKRVELVIWNKKENDGAFAKHMSSDFHLTSSGNMWKAPGAEQDTTSPHPFWTMKDKPEQLLSPRQLSYPKVLGDHLQQKCSQLYWGLPSLHSESLVATILVSRRSSQLQASSVSFNGISHCFPVPVWPKISSRLSQAPPLPHSGAQPQPLAQTQTQNHLPSSLPIQPPSSPPQMGTCGVSFPAFQNEAQSFIPTKIHLEFSLLQKQLERERALPSVVKRSEEVFCQLIPNLPQRSGASHTHKSVSTLPGDFISSNLQKQHLQKRLIKDEHHGVLPQEIQVSLELMRLQEEFLVAYQAQGKQAPSRPSAFADKGSKDTQKMGSRCPRKSHGKGQVKLQLGKDFSKGLGQCLQRIPEDLSRGSASFPVKVLGMNSEESEKHLLRPSKSDSGNCLPRGPDEKHLEKVLEVHLGRKSIQIKEGLIPVSVRRSWLAANYAFPKSHTHTETGNPASWKGQEPAVNTSCGHSVLSPHTRQVLEAHITKLRVLHKWGLPLKVLKPIKLLKLKKVQPSPLPRSAFPPSAACASGAHSKASFTTFSGKSLQPHPREKLMEESVPTLTSPLPAPSPVREEIQEALGGTPPGDGPSEAPLAGQEGRPPPQSLTKSSVGRNWHSEPVMGAEKGRLGPSPSSAVARGEPREGSGRQASRDPCRSSSSQREHTSEDTPASQVPYDLIPSGKTSQGQQQPRIPKAKDPRKSQSKIFVPTDERNDYRRPKPGECEERFAGLRASQASEMSRPSQVRGTGDTTGSKCFQLLLEKGHSSHFRKEMQHFLQHLDPSQKDKRLEDLPPKGEPASATAQSPGPVTSSVKDGGAGEAQMIATSVGQILAETLRLHQGLCGSEKWQHKEQFQAPGSGHSHYQGAFSSPEQRRVMTNTVYSHKATSGVHGCPNKSRWTRERDGKWVST, from the exons ATGGAGaatcctctcttttctctgaaaaGCATTATTGATATCTGGCTGAGCTCCAGTTCCACTTCCTGGGCAATTGCTATCATCCTCACTGTCCTATGTGGACTAGGGTTCTTCTTCATGCTACTTGCCTACCTCCAGAGTAATCCATCCTTACCACCAGCTAGGAAACATGGAAGCATCAAGAAG cgtcaagtggagccgagggggaggagcagcaggactAGGAAGAAAAGTGGGGCTTTGAGAG CTTGCAGAGACTGCCTGAAAGAGCTAGAGGAGGCTCGGGGCCTCGTTTTACTGGTGCAAAG CCACCTGGACAGACTCCATGACAAGGGTGGCTTTCATCAGCTCTCACGTCAAGACGCCCCTGGCAAGGTGGGCAAAGCAGCGTCTGCTGGAGCCCACCAGCCACGTGGGGAGCAGATGGAAGATGCTGCTCCTGCCATGTCCCTGTCCGCTTCCCCGGCTCCTCTGACCAAGCGCCCTCTACCTCTGGCCTGCACCCTGTCAGCAGAACCTCAGGAAGACCAGTCTGACTTGCCAAGAATCCCACTGGGCACCGTCGCCAAGAGCTCACCTCCAGGTAACTCTGGTTTGGCATCTCCCATCTCAGGCCTTGTCCACACAAGTTGTCCCATTTTGTTCCTCTCCCAGTGGTGGAAGGTTATCCAGGCCTTgctcttccccacctcatcaCAGCCCGAGTGCCAGCAAGAGCGCCTGTCTCACCGCCCGCTGGAGGACTCACCCTGGGGAGCCCTCACCGACAGGCAGGTAGAGGCTGGTAGCCCCTCATTTGTCAACCCTGACGTCCAGAAGATGCTGAACATACAGATCACCAAAAGAGTCGAACTGGTTATctggaataagaaagaaaacgATGGGGCATTTGCGAAACACATGAGCTCAGACTTCCACCTGACCTCTTCAGGGAATATGTGGAAAGCACCAGGCGCTGAGCAGGACACCACAAGCCCCCACCCCTTCTGGACCATGAAAGACAAACCAGAGCAGCTGCTCAGTCCTCGGCAGCTGTCCTATCCCAAAGTCTTGGGGGACCATTTACAGCAGAAATGCAGCCAGCTCTACTGGGGTCTcccctctctgcacagtgagtcTCTGGTGGCTACCATCTTGGTCTCTAGGAGGTCTTCTCAACTACAGGCTTCCTCTGTTTCATTCAATGGCATCTCTCATTGCTTTCCAGTTCCAGTCTGGCCTAAAATATCTTCAAGGctttcccaggccccacccttgccccactctggggcccaaccccaACCTCTGGCTCAGACTCAGACCCAGAACCATCTCCCATCCTCTCTCCCAATCCAACCACCTTCTTCTCCACCCCAGATGGGGACCTGTGGGGTATCTTTCCCTGCATTCCAGAATGAGGCACAATCTTTCATCCCAACTAAAATACATCTGGAATTTTCCCTGTTGCAGAAGCAACTGGAAAGGGAGAGAGCTTTACCTTCTGTGGTAAAACGATCTGAAGAAGTCTTTTGCCAACTCATTCCCAATCTTCCCCAACGCAGTGGGGCCTCCCACACTCACAAGTCAGTTTCCACCCTTCCTGGGGACTTTATCAGCTCTAATCTCCAAAAGCAACATCTTCAAAAGAGGCTCATCAAAGATGAACACCACGGTGTCCTGCCCCAAGAGATCCAAGTGTCTCTGGAACTGATGCGGCTTCAGGAAGAATTCCTAGTGGCTTATCAGGCACAGGGCAAGCAGGCGCCCTCACGGCCCTCTGCATTTGCAGACAAAGGCAGCAAGGACACACAGAAAATGGGGTCTAGGTGCCCTAGAAAGTCCCATGGGAAGGGTCAAGTAAAGTTACAACTAGGGAAGGACTTTAGCAAGGGTCTGGGGCAATGTCTGCAGAGGATTCCGGAAGATCTCTCCAGGGGCTCAGCCAGCTTCCCAGTGAAGGTTCTGGGAATGAACTCCGAGGAGTCAGAAAAACACTTGCTGAGGCCCTCGAAGAGTGACTCTGGAAATTGCTTACCCAGAGGCCCAGATGAGAAACATCTAGAAAAAGTCTTGGAAGTCCATTTGGGCAGGAAGTCGATACAGATCAAGGAGGGTTTGATCCCTGTGAGTGTGCGTCGATCCTGGCTTGCTGCCAACTATGCATTTCCCAAGTCCCACACTCACACGGAAACCGGAAATCCAGCATCCTGGAAGGGTCAGGAACCCGCTGTGAACACCTCCTGTGGGCATTCCGTCCTCAGTCCACACACTCGACAGGTTCTGGAAGCACATATTACAAAGCTTCGAGTGCTCCATAAGTGGGGTCTACCCCTCAAGGTCCTCAAGCCCATAAAACTCCTTAAGTTGAAAAAGGTTCAACCCTCGCCCCTTCCACGGTCGGCCTTCCCTCCGTCAGCTGCCTGTGCATCTGGGGCCCACTCAAAAGCTAGCTTCACCACGTTCTCGGGAAAATCTCTTCAGCCCCATCCAAGAGAGAAATTGATGGAAGAGTCAGTTCCCACCCTGACAAGTCCCCTCCCGGCCCCGTCCCCTGTGCGTGAAGAAATCCAGGAGGCCCTGGGTGGGACCCCACCTGGTGATGGGCCCTCAGAGGCCCCTCTTGCTGGACAGGAGGGCAGGCCGCCTCCTCAGTCTCTCACAAAAAGCTCTGTGGGCAGAAACTGGCACAGTGAGCCTGTGATGGGGGCCGAGAAAGGCAGGCTGGGGCCGAGTCCCAGTTCAGCCGTGGCCAGGGGGGAGCCAAGGGAGGGGAGCGGGCGCCAGGCCTCGCGAGACCCCTGCCGTAGTTCCAGTTCCCAGAGGGAACACACCAGTGAGGACACACCAGCTTCCCAGGTGCCATATGACCTCATACCTAGTGGAAAGACCagccaggggcagcagcagcccaggATACCAAAAGCTAAGGACCCACGTAAGAGCCAGAGCAAGATATTTGTCCCAACTGATGAGAGGAATGACTACAGGAGGCCCAAACCAGGAGAGTGTGAAGAAAGGTTTGCAGGACTGAGGGCTTCCCAAGCCAGTGAGATGAGCCGCCCCTCCCAAGTCAGGGGAACAGGAGACACCACTGGGAGCAAATGCTTCCAGCTCCTGCTGGAGAAGGGACACTCCAGCCACTTCAGAAAAGAGATGCAGCACTTTCTGCAGCATCTTGACCCcagtcaaaaagacaaaagactaGAAGATCTCCCTCCAAAGGGCGAGCCTGCGTCAGCCACTGCCCAGAGCCCTGGACCAGTCACAAGCTCTGTTAAGGACGGCGGGGCTGGTGAAGCGCAGATGATCGCGACATCTGTTGGACAGATCCTGGCAGAGACATTGAGGCTTCACCAAGGACTTTGCGGCTCAGAGAAATGGCAGCACAAAGAACAATTCCAGGCCCCCGGAAGTGGGCATTCCCACTACCAGGGGGctttctcctccccagagcagagaagAGTGATGACAAATACAGTTTACAGTCACAAAGCCACCTCTGGGGTCCACGGCTGTCCTAACAAGAGCAGGTGGACCAGAGAGAGGGATGGCAAGTGGGTTTCCACCTAG